Genomic segment of Candidatus Binatia bacterium:
GGCGACCGGCTCGCGGTAGGGCCGGCCCGCCGTCATCGACTCCCAGGCGTCCACCACGGCGAGGACGCGCGCGGCGAGCGGGATCTGGTCGCCGGCCAGCCCGCGCGGGTAGCCGTGACCGTCCCAGTGCTCGTGGTGCCCCAGGATGATCTCGTTCACCTTGGAGGTGAGCTCGATCGACCGGAGCATCTGGACGCCGGCCTGCGGGTGCCCCTCGACGTCGCGCCGCTCCTCCGGCGACCAGCGCCGCGCCGAGAGCAGGAGCCCGTCGTCGATCTCCAGCATGCCGACGTCGTGCACGCGCGCCACGTACCCGAGCACCTCGGCGTCCTCGGCCGAGAGCCCCACCCGCCGCCCGAGCTCCACCGCCAGCTTGAAGGCGCGGCGGCTCCCGGGCAGGAGGTGCGTCCGCCGCGCGCGCAGGATGGCGCGCACGGTGCGGAGCGTGGCCTCGAGGGTCTCGGGCGAGGCGTCCCCGCGAACGCGGTCCACCGCCGCCGCCACGCGCTTCACGACCGCCACCAGAAGGCCGAGATCGTCGGCGTCGAACTCCAGCCCGTTCCGCTTGTTGTTCACGTTCACGACGCCGACGGTTTCCCCCGCCAGCCGAAGCGGCACGCAGAGGAGCGATTTCGTCTCGTACTGCGGGTGGTTCATCTTCCGGAAGCGGCGGTCGGTCTCGATGTCCTCGACGAGCAGGTTCTCGGAGGTCCGCGCGACCCAGCCCGCGATCGAATCGCCCGCGCGCACCCGGGTGCGGGCGACGGTGTCGGCGTCGAGGCCGTGGGCGGCGTGGATCGCCATCTCGGATCCGTCCTCGCTGAAGAACAGGACCGAGACGATGCCGGCGTCCATGACCTCCGCGATCATCTCGACGGAGACCTGGAGCAGGTGACGCAGGTCGGGCTGCTCGAAGAGCGGCGTGAGCGACTGGATGAGCGCGCGGAACCCCTGCTGCTCGCGGGGCAGGTCCACGACGAAGCGGCTTCCGTGCCCGACCTCGCTCTCCACGGTGACGGCGCCGCCGTGGAGCTGAACGACGCGCTTGACGATGGCCAGGCCGAGACCGGTGCCGGCGACGCGCTCGCCCCCCTCGGGCTCGACGCGGTAGAAGCGGTCGAAGACCCGCGCGATCTGGTCCTGGGCGATGCCGGGCCCCTGGTCCTCCACGCCGATCCGGATCCGGTCTCCCTGCCCGAAGGCGGAGACGGTGACGGCGCCCCCTTCGCGCGAGAACTTGACCGCGTTGTGGATCAGGTTCACGAGCACCTGCTTCAGGAGGTCGGGATCGGCCTCGATCGTGGGGAGCGCCGGCTCGATCGAGAGCTGGAGGCGCAGGCCGCGCTGGCGGAGCCCCGGCTCGACGGTGGGCGCGACCTCCTCGATCAGCCTGGCGAGCGAGACCGGGACCGTGTTCAAGCGGCGCCGCCCCGAGTCCATGCGGCTCAAGTCCAGCACGTCGTTCACCATGCGGGCCAGGCGGTCGCACTCCTCGTCGATGATGCCCAGGAAGCGCTTGTGGAGCGGGAAGGTCGAAGCGTCGGCGTTGTCCAGCAGGGTCTCGGTGTAGGCCTTGATCGCGGTGAGCGGCGTGCGGAGCTCGTGGCTCACGATCGAGATCAGGTCCGACTTGGCCTCGTCGATGCGCTGCAGCGCCGCGCGCGCCTCTTCCAGCTGGCGGGTCTTGGACTCGATCTCGGCGCGCGCGCGCAGCCGGTCGAGGGCCAGCCCGATCTGATCGGCCAGGTAGCGCAGCGCCCGGCGCCGGCGGTCGGTCAGCGTGACGCCGCGGCGGAACCCGAGCACCGCCACGCCGAGGAGCGCCGTCCCGACCACGACCGGCACGCCGAGGACGCTCTCGAAGGAGCCGTCGCGCCAGGGGATCGCGCTTCCGGGCGCGGTCGCGGCCGCCGGCGTTTCCACGACCAGGGCCTCGCGCCGGAGCACCCGCTCGAGGAACGCGTTCGATCGCGGCGCGTAGCGGGCGTGCCCGACGGGGGCCCGCTCGCCACGCTCGAACGCGTCCCCCTTCATCTCGCCGGTCTCGTAATCCAGGAGGAAGAGCGCGAAGCCGTCCGCGCCCGCGATCTCGAGGACGTGCTGGGCGAGGGCGTTCACCAATCCGCGCGCGTCGAACGCGGACTGCGCCGCGAAGGCGAGGCTCGCGAGGCTGCCGAGGAGGCGGCCGCGTCCCTGGCCCCCTTCGGAGATCATGGCGTACTGCCCCCGCGCGATGCGTCGGTGGGAGGGTCGGGCGCGGCGGGAACCGCGGGAGAGCCGTCGCTCCGGCGATCGAAGACGATCACGCTCCCCTTGACCGCCTTGCCGACCTTTTTCAGATCCTTCGCGCGGTCGCTCACCTGCGCGCTGTGCTGGATCTCGACCCCGACGTTCATGACGCCGAGGATCGTGATCGAGAGGATGTCGAAGTCGCGCCAGCCGCCCTGGCGGCTGGAGAGGACGGTGATCGACCGCCGCTCGCGATCCGCCGGATCGTACTGCTCCGGCACGCGGGCGTCGAAGTCGGCCTTGACCGCCTCGGCGATCGCGCGCGCCCGAAGGGGCACGGTGATGATCACGAAATCGTCGCCGCCGATGTGCCCCACGAAGTCGCCCTCGCCGCCGTGTCGGCGGACCTGCTCTTGAAGCAGGGCCGCGGTGAAGCGGATCAGCGCGTCGCCGCGGGCGTAGCCGTAGTAGTCGTTGAACGCCTTGAAGGCGTCGAGGTCGAGGTGCAGGAAGGCGAACTTCTCGCCGGCGCCGATCCGGCGAGTGAGCTCGGTCTCGATCAGCACATTGCCCGGAAGCCCCGTCAGCGCGTTCGACGAGAGCTGCGCGCGGCGGGTCTTCAGCTGGTTGCGCACGCGGAAGAGGAGCTCCTGCTGCTCCCACGGCTTGGTCAGGTAGTCGTCGGCATAGAGCTCCAGGCCGCGCAGCCGGTCGTCCACGGTGGATTTCGCCGTGAGGAAGATGATCGGAATGCGGCTGGTGAGGGGGTTGGACTTGAGGCGGCGGCACACCTCGAACCCATCCATGCCCGGCATCATCACGTCGAGCAGGATCAGTTCCGGAGGCTCGCGCATCACCTCCGCCAGCCCCTTCACACCGTCCTCGGCCGTGCGCACTTCATAGCGCGCGTCCTTGGCTTCGCGAAGCTGGCGCTCGAGGATGAAGCGCAGGCGCGGCTCGTCTTCGATGACCAGGATGCGGCCGGTCTCTGCCGGCGTCGGCTCCGTCACGGAACCTCCGTTGGCTCATGGGAACGCGGAACTCGGCTTGCGTCTTGGAATTAATCGGTGGCGCAGCGGCGGATCTTGAGCGGCTTTACGGAGTCGGAGGGCCCAAGTGGAAGTACGCGGCAGGGGTAGCCGTGGAGGCGGGGGTCACGGAGAGCCCCGGCCGGCGCCCGCGAGGCGCGCCGGTCCGGGAATCTCCCTGTTCGTGAGCGGTTAGACGGGGCTGGCGCAGGCGCGGCACTTACGTGCCGCCGCCGGGATGATCTCCTTGCACTCGGGGCATTC
This window contains:
- a CDS encoding HD domain-containing phosphohydrolase, with product MISEGGQGRGRLLGSLASLAFAAQSAFDARGLVNALAQHVLEIAGADGFALFLLDYETGEMKGDAFERGERAPVGHARYAPRSNAFLERVLRREALVVETPAAATAPGSAIPWRDGSFESVLGVPVVVGTALLGVAVLGFRRGVTLTDRRRRALRYLADQIGLALDRLRARAEIESKTRQLEEARAALQRIDEAKSDLISIVSHELRTPLTAIKAYTETLLDNADASTFPLHKRFLGIIDEECDRLARMVNDVLDLSRMDSGRRRLNTVPVSLARLIEEVAPTVEPGLRQRGLRLQLSIEPALPTIEADPDLLKQVLVNLIHNAVKFSREGGAVTVSAFGQGDRIRIGVEDQGPGIAQDQIARVFDRFYRVEPEGGERVAGTGLGLAIVKRVVQLHGGAVTVESEVGHGSRFVVDLPREQQGFRALIQSLTPLFEQPDLRHLLQVSVEMIAEVMDAGIVSVLFFSEDGSEMAIHAAHGLDADTVARTRVRAGDSIAGWVARTSENLLVEDIETDRRFRKMNHPQYETKSLLCVPLRLAGETVGVVNVNNKRNGLEFDADDLGLLVAVVKRVAAAVDRVRGDASPETLEATLRTVRAILRARRTHLLPGSRRAFKLAVELGRRVGLSAEDAEVLGYVARVHDVGMLEIDDGLLLSARRWSPEERRDVEGHPQAGVQMLRSIELTSKVNEIILGHHEHWDGHGYPRGLAGDQIPLAARVLAVVDAWESMTAGRPYREPVAEAEAMAELRRCGGTQFDPRVVEEFVRLLAEEAAPESKGRASAVRGEPASWRPDALR
- a CDS encoding response regulator — its product is MTEPTPAETGRILVIEDEPRLRFILERQLREAKDARYEVRTAEDGVKGLAEVMREPPELILLDVMMPGMDGFEVCRRLKSNPLTSRIPIIFLTAKSTVDDRLRGLELYADDYLTKPWEQQELLFRVRNQLKTRRAQLSSNALTGLPGNVLIETELTRRIGAGEKFAFLHLDLDAFKAFNDYYGYARGDALIRFTAALLQEQVRRHGGEGDFVGHIGGDDFVIITVPLRARAIAEAVKADFDARVPEQYDPADRERRSITVLSSRQGGWRDFDILSITILGVMNVGVEIQHSAQVSDRAKDLKKVGKAVKGSVIVFDRRSDGSPAVPAAPDPPTDASRGGSTP